A DNA window from Aquarana catesbeiana isolate 2022-GZ linkage group LG01, ASM4218655v1, whole genome shotgun sequence contains the following coding sequences:
- the LOC141127144 gene encoding resistin-like yields MVRYHPVLHRFSVPLRCSWTLKMKLLLCFVLLFVVSAVDSSPLLDSLASAIQRNSKLVCTGVSTPGLHATCPDGYIPTTCVCTMGCVSWSVQSENTCQCQCPDVDMTTARCCKVTLQ; encoded by the exons ATGGTGAGATATCATCCCGTTCTCCACAGATTCTCCGTCCCTCTcaggtgttcctggactctgaagATGAAGCTTCTGCTTTGTTTCGTTCTCCTGTTTGTGGTCTCAGCAGTGGACAGTTCTCCACTCCTTGATTCTTTAG CTTCTGCTATACAGAGGAACAGTAAACTAGTCTGCACCGGCGTCAGCACACCAGGATTACATGCTACCTGTCCTGATG GTTACATCCCCACGACTTGTGTCTGCACGATGGGCTGCGTGTCGTGGAGCGTCCAGTCTGAGAATACCTGTCAATGTCAGTGCCCCGATGTGGACATGACAACGGCCCGCTGCTGCAAGGTCACCCTTCAGTAG